CCGGCACACCGGTCTGGCTCGACGGCGGTCATAACGAACCTGCGGCAAAGGCCGTGGCGGAAACGCTCGCGACGATGGCGGCGGGACGCAAGGTCGATCTGGTCGTGGGCATGCTCGCCAACAAGGACGCCCGCGGCTTCCTCGCCCCGATCCTGCCGCTCGCCCGGTCGCTGACGGGCGTCCCGACACCGGGCCACGATCACCACGCGCCGAATGAACTGGCCGCGATCGCACGGGCCGCCGGCGTTCCGGGCCGGACCGCGCCGGACGTGCGATCCGCCTTCGATGCGCTGTCGGCGACCGGCACGCAGGCGGTTGCGGTGCTCGGCTCGCTCTATCTTGCCGGCGAAGTGCTCGCGGAAAACCACGAGCTGCCGGACTGATCATTATTGCGATTGACTATCAATAGCGCAGTGGCGAACATGGTGGCCTGACGTTCGCAACCAGAGTCGCGCCCATGTCCACCACTCACGCCTTCACCATCCTGCCCCGGCTTCAGCCCGAAGACCCGGCGCCGCGCCTGCTACTGTTCGCCTTTCGTCAAATGGGGTCGCACGGCGTCGACGATGCTGCGGCGGCGCACGCGTTCGTCACCGCTTTCGGCAAGGATTTCCGCCGCCCCCTGATCCTGCTGCGCACGCTGATGCTGGAATTGTCGGCGGCAGCGCAGCGCCCGCTGCAGATCGCGCCGTGGTGCTGTGCGCGGATGACCGGGTGCGAGGGTGCGGTTCTATCGGTCGTCGGCAAGAGCCTGACCAATGAGGCTGCGGCCGAACTGCTGCTTGCCGATCTACTCGGTACACGCGACGCGAAAGGCCCCCTGGCGACGGCGACCGCGCTATCGATCGCCTTCGCCGACCTGGGGATGCCGTTAGGCTGAGGCGCCGGCGCGGGCGTCGCCCTCGCCTTCCGTGCCAGCAGTGCCGATCGAGCGGTCGATGATCCCGCTGCGGGCCATCCACCAGAACAGCAGCACGCCCGGCAGCGCGACCAGCGTCGTGATCCAGTAGAAGCCCGCCCAGCCGAACGCATCGACTAGGTCGCTCGCCACTGCGACGTTCAGGAAGCGCCCGACGATGCTCGCCGCCGAACTGATCAGCGCATATTGCGCGGCGGTGAAGCGCAGGTCGCACAGCGCCGAGAAATAGGCGACGACCGTCACGCTGCCGATGCCGCTCGCGATATTCTCGAACGTCATCGCGCCGGCCAGGATCGTGTTGCTGTGCCCGGCATTCGCCAGGATCGCGAAGCTGGCATTCGACACCGCCATCAGCACCAGGCTGAGCAGCACCGACCGCTTCAGGCCCAGGCGCGCATAGAGGACGCCGCCGATGAAGATGCCGATCAGATAGGCCCAGAATCCGATGCCGACGTCGAACAGCGCGATCTCGTCATTGGTGAACCCAAGATCGTCGAGCAGCAGGCGCAGGACGAGCTGCCCCAGCGTGTCGCCGATCTTGTGGATCAGGATGAACACCAGCAGCAGCAGCGCGCCCGATCGCTTGAAGAATTCGACGAATGGCCCGACGATCGACGCCCAGATCTCGCCCATCCCGCGCCGGCCAGTTGGCTCGCGGTGGCGATCGGGCTCGCCGAACAGCAGCGCGACGCCGATCGCCGGCAGCGCAAAAAGCGCGCAGATCAGGTAAGAGACGTTCCACCCGACGCGCGCCGCGAGCACCAGGGCAAGGCCGCCCGTCAGAACCGACCCGACGCGCCAGCCATACTGAATCATCCCCGACCCGACGCCGAGCTGGTACGGCTTCAGGATCTCGATGCGATAGGCGTCGATGACGATGTCGTAGGTCGCACCCGCCACCCCGACGATGATCGCCGCAACGACCGTCGCCCAAAGCTGGGCGCCCGGATCGACCCGCGCCAGATTGGCAACCGCGGCCATCACCAGCACGCCGGCGAAGATCATCCACGACACGCGCTGCCCCAGCCGGCCGAGCACCGGCAGGCGGATGCCGTCGACCATCCATGCCCACAGCGGCTTGAAATTGTAGACGAGAAACGCGAGCGTGAAGGCGGTGATCGTTTTCTTGTCGATGTTGCTCTGCGCCAGCCGCGTCGTCAGCGTCGCGCCGATCAGGGTGAAGCACAGCCCCGACGAGATGCCGAGGAAGAAGGTCGCGAGCGGCGCGCGTTCGAAATAGGGGCGCAGTCCACCCCACTTGCTGCCCGCTTCGCTTACGCTCGCCATACTTGCTCCCACGCCCCAAAGGCGCGAAACTAGCGGAAAATTTCGGGAGAGGAAGGGTGAACGCACCGACCGAGGGACAACGTGCGCTCGCCGCGCGGCTGGCGGCGGGCGGGGATTGCGCCGACACACTCACCTATGTCGATGCTGCTGCCTATACCGACCCCGCGCGCCATGCCGCCGAACGCGCAGCGATCTTTGACCGGGTGCCGCTGGTCATCGCACCGTCCGCCCTGCTGCCCGACCGCAACATGGCGGTGCCGCATGACGGGTTCGGCAAGCCGCTGCTCATCACCCGCGACGGCCAGGGGCAGATCCACGTCTTCCTGAACGTCTGTCGCCACCGCGGGACCCGGCTGGTCGAGGGCGACGCGTGCGTGAAGGCGCCGCGGCTGGTCTGTCCCTATCACGCCTGGGCCTATGCCACCGACGGTCGGCTGGCCGGCGTGCCGCGTGGCGACAGCTTTCCGGGTCTCGACAAGGCGGCGTATGGCCTGCGCGAGTTGCCGGCGCGGGAAATCGGCGGGCTGATCTGGTTCGCGTTCGACGACGCCGCGGACTTCGCCGATGCCGAGGCGCTGGCACCGGACTTCGCCGCCTTCGACCTTGCCGGTCACCACCTCTTCCGCCGCCGCACGCACGACGTACCGGCCAATTGGAAGCTGGTGATGGATGCCTTTCTGGAGAGCTATCACCTCTCGCGCCTGCACGCCGACACGATCGGCAAGTTCTTCAAGGACGGCGTCGCGGCAGCGGACACGATCGGCGTGCATCAACGCTCCGCCGTAGGCCGCGCCGCGGAGGATGCGGCGCTTACCGCCAGCGACTGGGCGGTGCTGCGCGGGGCGATCACCTTCACCTATCAGATGTTTCCCGGCACCGTGCTTGCGGCAAGCCCCGATTACATCAACCTGATGGTGCTGATGCCACAGTCGGAAGCCCGTGTGCTGATCGAGAATTTCATGCTGATCCCGCAAGCGCCCGCAACAGACAAGGCGCGCGATCATTGGGAGCGGAGCTGGGCGCTGCTCGACCGCGGCGTGTTCGGATCGGAAGATTTTCGCGCCGCGGCGCTCTGCCAGCAAGGGCTTGAGTCAGGCTCGCTGGAACGGGTGACACTCGGCGGGCTGGAGCATGGGATACGGGTGTTCCATGACCAGGTGGAGGGGCGGCTTTCGTAACATCGGCCCCGAACCGTCATCCCCGCGGAGGCGGGGATAAATTCTGGCTGACCGTAATGAGACTCGCCGCCTCCAGCGACTATCGATCCCCGCCTTCGCGGGATGACGGTAATTTGGCTAGACTGTCGCGAACAGGCTGAAGCTCGACGGCAAGCGTTTCGGCATCTTGCCGTCCATCACCTTTTCGAGTGCACCGATCGCGTTCAGCAGGTCGCGCTGGGCATAGGGTTTCGACAGGCAGCCGACCGCCAGCGCCTTGGCATCGCCGGGGCAATTTCCCGTCACGAACACCACCTTGATCCCGCGAGCCGCCGCGGCCTGGGCCACGCTCACGCCGCTGCCATCCGACAGGTTCACGTCGACCAGCACGAGATGAATGTCCTCGTCGCTCTCGATCGCGCCGCACGCGTCGGCGACGGTATCGAATGTCCCGACGATCTCGAAACCCTCGCTCGTCAGGAAATGCTCGGTATCGAAGGCAACCAGCGGCTCGTCCTCGACGACGAGGATCCGCGTGATCCGGCGCTCCTTCTTGGCGAACAGCATATCCCTCGTTTCTGCGCCGGTGTCCTAGCACCTGATTACGAAGCCGTAACGCGCAAGCCGCATTCGGGACGCAAAGTTTTTTTGTCACCCTTCGTCCTGCACGCTAAGGCGCGGATCGTGCAGACTTCAGGACAGAAAGAGCCGCAGCGGATCGCCAAGCTGCTCGCCCGCGCCGGCGTCGCGTCACGGCGCGAGATCGAGCGGATGATCGCCGAGGGCCGGATCGCAATCGATGGCGTGCCCATCGACACGCCCGCCACCCTCCTCACCTCGCTGCGCGGCGTGACCGTCGATGGCGAGGCGGTGAAGGACGCTTCCCCCGCCCGGCTGTTCCTGTTCAACAAACCCGCGGGCACGTTGACCGCGGCGGTCGACTATAACGGCCGCAAGACGATCTACGACGTGCTGCCGAAGGACCTGCCACGGCTGATGCCGGTCGGTCGGCTCGATCTCAACACCGAAGGCCTGTTGTTGCTGACGACCGATGGCGAGTTGAAGCGCCAGTTGGAACTGCCCGCGACCGGCGTCGAGCGATCCTATCGCGCGCGGGCCTATGGCGACGTCACGCAGGCGCAGCTGGAGGAGCTGATCGATGGCGTGGAGGTCGATGGCGTCCGCTATGGACCGATCGACGCCAATCTCGAACGCCGCACCGGTGCGAACGTCTGGGTCGAAATGGTGTTGACCGAGGGCAAGAACCGCGAAGTCCGTCGCGTGCTCGAATATCTGGGCTTGCAGGTCTCGCGCCTCATTCGCACGCGCTACGGCCCGTTCGTGCTCGGCGACCTTCCGGTCGGTGGGATCGGCGAAGTGCGGCAGGTCGACCTGATCCAGTTCCGCGCGAGCCTGAAGGGCAACAAGGCGAAGGCGGTCGAGGAGGCGCGCGCCAATCCGGTGACGGCGCGCATGCCGCAGCCGAAGCGCGAGCCGGGGCCGGATGCGGAGACGCCTGCACCCCGCGCCGAGCGCAAGCCCGCGGTGGATCGCCGGGTCACACTGGCGAAACAGACCCGCCGCCAGGAAGAGGCGAGTGCTGCCCCCGACGCCAGGCCCACCCGTGCGCCGGCGAAGGCCGGAGCCGTGGCCGCGGCCGGTCGCCGATCGTCAACGCCCCGGCCTTCGCCGGAGCACGACGAGGGCGGGCGGTCGAACCGGACCCGTCGCGGCGCTGCTCCACGCCCCGAACGCGCCACCAAGGCCTATGAAGGCCGCGAGACGCGTGACGACCTCGCCACTTCGCGCCCCCGCGGTCCCCGGCCCGATGCCGAGCCGACCACCGCGAAACCCCGCCCGAAGCGCGGCGCCGGCTGGGCCAAGGCCAAGCCCAAGGCGCGGCCGGGCAAGCCCCGGAAGCCCCGTTCATGAGGATCATCGCCGGACAGTGGCGCGGACGCCCGCTCGCCGCGCCTGCGGGCGACGCGACCCGCCCGACCGCAGACCGCACGCGCGAGGCGTTGTTCTCGATGCTGCAGAGCCGGGTCGGCACTTTCGAAGACCTGGCGGTCGCCGATCTGTTCGCCGGTTCCGGCGCGCTGGGGCTGGAGGCGCTGTCGCGCGGCGCGGCGTCGTGTCTGTTCGTCGAACAGGACCGCGCCGCGCTGGATGCCCTGAAGGCGAATATCGCCAAGCTTGATGCGAAGGGCGCGGAGGTTCGGGCGTCGTCCGTCCTGGCGCTCGGCCCGGCCCGTGCGCCGCTCGACCTGATCCTGATGGACCCCCCCTATGCCAGCGGCGCCGGCAATGTCGCGCTCGACAAGCTGGCGCGGCTCGGATGGACGACCCCGGCGACCTGGGTAAGCATCGAGACGGGCAGGACCGAGGACGTCGACGTCGCTGGCTTCGCGATCGAGGCCGAGCGGGTGCACGGCAAGGCGAAGATCACATTGCTGCGGGCGGTGTAATCCCCTCTCCCCATGGGAGAGGGTTCCGCAGGCCTGGCAGCTTGCTGCCTCGTCGGAGCTGGGTGAGGGTGTCACCGCGTCGATAGCGCCATCGGCCTCATCCAAGCTCCGCTGACCGGCAAGTCGGTAAGCTGCGCTATCCTTCTCCCTCCGGAGAAGGATTTCAGCTTTTCGGCCCCAGCAACTCCAGCACCGCCGCGGTCATCGCTGTCGCGCCCGTCAC
The nucleotide sequence above comes from Roseomonas aeriglobus. Encoded proteins:
- a CDS encoding MFS transporter translates to MASVSEAGSKWGGLRPYFERAPLATFFLGISSGLCFTLIGATLTTRLAQSNIDKKTITAFTLAFLVYNFKPLWAWMVDGIRLPVLGRLGQRVSWMIFAGVLVMAAVANLARVDPGAQLWATVVAAIIVGVAGATYDIVIDAYRIEILKPYQLGVGSGMIQYGWRVGSVLTGGLALVLAARVGWNVSYLICALFALPAIGVALLFGEPDRHREPTGRRGMGEIWASIVGPFVEFFKRSGALLLLVFILIHKIGDTLGQLVLRLLLDDLGFTNDEIALFDVGIGFWAYLIGIFIGGVLYARLGLKRSVLLSLVLMAVSNASFAILANAGHSNTILAGAMTFENIASGIGSVTVVAYFSALCDLRFTAAQYALISSAASIVGRFLNVAVASDLVDAFGWAGFYWITTLVALPGVLLFWWMARSGIIDRSIGTAGTEGEGDARAGASA
- a CDS encoding aromatic ring-hydroxylating dioxygenase subunit alpha, which gives rise to MNAPTEGQRALAARLAAGGDCADTLTYVDAAAYTDPARHAAERAAIFDRVPLVIAPSALLPDRNMAVPHDGFGKPLLITRDGQGQIHVFLNVCRHRGTRLVEGDACVKAPRLVCPYHAWAYATDGRLAGVPRGDSFPGLDKAAYGLRELPAREIGGLIWFAFDDAADFADAEALAPDFAAFDLAGHHLFRRRTHDVPANWKLVMDAFLESYHLSRLHADTIGKFFKDGVAAADTIGVHQRSAVGRAAEDAALTASDWAVLRGAITFTYQMFPGTVLAASPDYINLMVLMPQSEARVLIENFMLIPQAPATDKARDHWERSWALLDRGVFGSEDFRAAALCQQGLESGSLERVTLGGLEHGIRVFHDQVEGRLS
- a CDS encoding response regulator produces the protein MLFAKKERRITRILVVEDEPLVAFDTEHFLTSEGFEIVGTFDTVADACGAIESDEDIHLVLVDVNLSDGSGVSVAQAAAARGIKVVFVTGNCPGDAKALAVGCLSKPYAQRDLLNAIGALEKVMDGKMPKRLPSSFSLFATV
- a CDS encoding pseudouridine synthase; the protein is MLGIEGNQRLVLDDEDPRDPALLLGEQHIPRFCAGVLAPDYEAVTRKPHSGRKVFLSPFVLHAKARIVQTSGQKEPQRIAKLLARAGVASRREIERMIAEGRIAIDGVPIDTPATLLTSLRGVTVDGEAVKDASPARLFLFNKPAGTLTAAVDYNGRKTIYDVLPKDLPRLMPVGRLDLNTEGLLLLTTDGELKRQLELPATGVERSYRARAYGDVTQAQLEELIDGVEVDGVRYGPIDANLERRTGANVWVEMVLTEGKNREVRRVLEYLGLQVSRLIRTRYGPFVLGDLPVGGIGEVRQVDLIQFRASLKGNKAKAVEEARANPVTARMPQPKREPGPDAETPAPRAERKPAVDRRVTLAKQTRRQEEASAAPDARPTRAPAKAGAVAAAGRRSSTPRPSPEHDEGGRSNRTRRGAAPRPERATKAYEGRETRDDLATSRPRGPRPDAEPTTAKPRPKRGAGWAKAKPKARPGKPRKPRS
- the rsmD gene encoding 16S rRNA (guanine(966)-N(2))-methyltransferase RsmD, translating into MRIIAGQWRGRPLAAPAGDATRPTADRTREALFSMLQSRVGTFEDLAVADLFAGSGALGLEALSRGAASCLFVEQDRAALDALKANIAKLDAKGAEVRASSVLALGPARAPLDLILMDPPYASGAGNVALDKLARLGWTTPATWVSIETGRTEDVDVAGFAIEAERVHGKAKITLLRAV